In Longimicrobium sp., the DNA window CCAAAGAGCTCCTGGCCGCGCAGGGGATCCCCGTCCCCATAGGCGAGGTGGCGACCACGCCGGAGCAGGCCGAAGAGATCGCGCGCCGCCTGGGCGGGGCCGTGGTGATCAAGGCCCAGGTGCACGCCGGCGGGCGCGGCAAGGCCGGCGGCGTAAAGCTCGCCAACACGCCCGAAGAGGCGCGCGAGAAGGCCGAGGCCATCCTCAAGCTGACCATCAAGGACCTCCCGGTGCAAAAGGTGCTCGTCGCGCCGGCCGAGGACATCGCGAGCGAGGCGTACGTCGGCATCATCCTGGACCGCGCCAGCCATGCGCCCGTCTTCATGGTGTCGGCGGCGGGCGGGGTGGACATCGAAGAGGTGGCGCACACCAACCCCGAAGCCATCATCAAGCTGCCGATCGACCCGCGCTACGGGCTCCTTCCGCACCAGGCGTACGAGCTTGCCACCAAACTGTACACCGACGTGAAGCAGCAGCGCGCCGCGGCCAAGATCCTCCAGCAGCTCTACAAGGCGTTCATGGAGGCGGGCGGCTCGCTGGCCGAGATCAACCCGCTGATCACTACGCCCTCGGGCGAGGTCAAGGCGATCGACGCCAAGTTCAACATCGACGACAACGAGCTCTTCCGCCTGCCGGCCATCGAGGCGCTGCGCGACGAGAGCTCCGAGGCGCCGGCCGAGGTGCAGGCGCGCGAGGCGGGGCTGACCTTCATCAAGCTGGACGGCAACGTCGGCTGCTGCGTGAACGGCGCCGGGCTGGCGATGGCCACCATGGACCTGGTGAAGTACTACGGCGGCGACCCGGCCAACTTCCTCGACATCGGCGGCTCGTCGAACCCGGAGAAGGTGGTGAACGCGTTGCGCATCATCACCAGCGACCCGGCGGTCAAGGTGATCCTGTTCAACATCTTCGGCGGCATCACGCGCACCGACGACGTGGCGAACGGCATCGTGACGGCCACGCGCCAGCTGGACATGCAGATCCCCATCGTGATCCGCCTGACCGGCACCAACGAAGAGATCGCGGTCAAGATCCTGAACGAAGCGGGATTCACCGCGCTGACCGACATGGACGAGGCCGTGCAGAAGGCGGTCGCTTTGGCCAACGGGGAGGCCCAGTGAGCATCTTC includes these proteins:
- the sucC gene encoding ADP-forming succinate--CoA ligase subunit beta, with translation MNIHEYQAKELLAAQGIPVPIGEVATTPEQAEEIARRLGGAVVIKAQVHAGGRGKAGGVKLANTPEEAREKAEAILKLTIKDLPVQKVLVAPAEDIASEAYVGIILDRASHAPVFMVSAAGGVDIEEVAHTNPEAIIKLPIDPRYGLLPHQAYELATKLYTDVKQQRAAAKILQQLYKAFMEAGGSLAEINPLITTPSGEVKAIDAKFNIDDNELFRLPAIEALRDESSEAPAEVQAREAGLTFIKLDGNVGCCVNGAGLAMATMDLVKYYGGDPANFLDIGGSSNPEKVVNALRIITSDPAVKVILFNIFGGITRTDDVANGIVTATRQLDMQIPIVIRLTGTNEEIAVKILNEAGFTALTDMDEAVQKAVALANGEAQ